Below is a window of Verrucomicrobiota bacterium DNA.
TAGTCGCCTCTTATTTCGGCGCGAAAGTTATAGCGCTCGTTGGCACCAGCGCCGGCGCTGTGAAGAATGTTTGTCTGCAAAATCGTGGGGCGGCGGTAATTGTAACTGAATTGGGGCTCGCCATAGCTTGCCGGAGTATCGCCAGAAGCGTAGTAGTGGACACATGCTTCGGAGAGATCGCTTGCGGGTATGTTGAGTTTGCAGTCGACGCTAGGATCCGTGCGGGCGTCAATATGGGGCCGTAGCCCTTGCGTGCTTACCAGAAGGAGATAGGGCTCTCCACAAATCTCCAATTGCAAGTGCTCGAGAATACCGTGAATGATTGAGAGGGCTTGAGGATCTTCAATCTGATTGACTCGATTAAATAGAATACCGCCAGAGGCTCGCATATCCGCGTATTTGCCAGCGAGTTTCGCTGCATATCGATTGAGGTATTCGAAATCATAATCGATATCGACCTCGGTTAGATATTCGTTGGAAAAGCGGATCATGTTCTTGAAGCGATTGGATGGTTTCCGTTGGTGTTACTGGACTTTCCGATAGAAAGAGGCGACGTAGGCCTTGGCAACTGCTTGATGTTCTGGCTCGAAAACGATCTTCACGTAACCCAATCCTCGCTCCAAACAGACTGGGTTATAGCCGATGCTCGCGGCCGATTGCTCAAAGAAAGGTGGCGTCCTATCAGGCAGTACTAGACTGACTCCGGGGAACCTAGTCAGTGCTGACCGTTTTGTATCGCTGCAAAGCCCCTCCGTGGTCAATCTCTCCAACACATAGTTGGCGCGATCCATAAAACTGGGTTCTGGATAATTGAAGTGAATTTCTAAGCCAATACGGGGTAGAACTCGATCTGTAAAATCCAGCTGAAGGATGAAGCTACAGCCTTTTTTTTGAAAGTCACTGATGTAGTCATCTATCTCGCGGAGACAGAACTTCAAATCAAGTGACTCAAGATAGGGCCTGATGCTCGATCCGTTCTTGAAAACCGGGCAGGCCCGAATCGGTTGGTCAGGTCTGCCATTCATGAGACCGATCTGTAACCGGGTCAAGCTACCGAGCTTCTGGACCAATAGCTTGCTGGTGTCTGAATGACTAGACACGCTCGAGAACTGCTTGCAACATCGGTCAAGGCAAATGCGCATTTGATTTTCAGGGCAGACGAGCCCGAAATAGACTGCCGAGAAATGATGTTGGCCCTGATCGTATTCAACCCAGACGTTGTCCATAACCGACCAAAGACCATTCTTGTCGCGCCGATGTTTGGTCAGGTAGTCATGCATTGCTCGAGCTTCAGTCGGACCCTCGTTGAGTACGCCAAGGTCCAGCAAATCATCCTTGGTGTTGTCAACGGTGCTGAATCGAAAAGAGATGTCTGCGTCCGGCGATGCATCTTCCGCTAGCCTAAACTCCCAGGCCACACATCCTTTTGTCAATTCATGAGGTAAGCCTACCATGGCTTTCAGCAACGTTATCCTCTGGCTGGGCCCAAGTAAGTCGCCGCCAATATGCTCCATTGGCTGCCTTAAGTAATCGCTTAGCGTGCGCCTGTTCAATTCATCCATTTTTTACGTCTGTGGATTACAAAAATTTCTTTCGTTTTTGTTGAATAAACACGGCTTTCAGAGTTCGTATGAGAGGCCGATATTCCATCATGAAGGAAACAAACATAATTAACCAGATCATTGCCAGGTGCTGGACCGATGACGCATTCAAACAGTCTTTGAAGAATGAACCTAGGAAGGTCTTGGCTGAGTTTGGCGTCCATTTTGATGAACCGGTTACCATCAAAGTCATTGAAGATGAACCTAATGTGAAAACAATGGTCATTCCTCCGAAACCAGATGAGGGCGAACTGAATGAAATATTGGAAGGCAGGAAGTCAGCGAATGGTGGCTTCAATGGCTGCATGTGCGGTTGAAGGTCGACAACAGCGATTGACGAATAGCCGTGGAGTGTGTGCCATAGCCGAATCAAACGTAATCATGGCTGATTGACACGGCATCTCTTTCAGTTCGGATCACCAACATAGAAATCATATTATCATGGAAGAAGTAAACGTAACTAACCAAATCATCGCTCGATGCTGGACTGACGAAGCATTTAAGCAGTCTCTAAAGAGTGACCCTAAAAAGGTTTTAGCTGAGTTTGGCATCCAATTCGACGATTCGATTGTCGTGAATGTCATCGATGATGAACCCGGCGTAAAAACATTTGTCATTCCCCCAAAGCCGGATGAGGGCGAACTCGGCGAAATACTCGAAGGTCGAAAGGCTGCTACGTGTAGTTCCAGCGGGGAGCCCAATGGTTGCTGTGGCTGAGGTAAGGCGTTCTCCTACTGGCTTCGCGATCTAGAAAGTGGCTGTAACGGTTGGACCCGGTCATTTCCGGGGCAACTACGGCGTTGGATTTCTCGATAGCCTGTCGATATAGCAGGGTCAACTCGGTGGTGGTTCATCGAAGTGCCCTATATCTGACCCTCAAGTTTGAGAATAATTGAAGGGCTATAGCACAGACAATGATCACGGTCCCAAAATTTTCTCCATACTGGCAGCTCATCCGCTGTGGCGAAGAGGTTCTTATTGTAGCGGAACACCTCGACCGTCGTGTTGATGACAATCTCATCGCGGCCGTCCTGCTACAGATAGATGGTGTTCAATCATCAAATCAGATTGCCGCAACATTAGCTCCCAAGATTTCGGCGGATAAAACCTTTTATGTTTTGATTCAGTTGGGAAAGGAAGGGATCATTATTGAACGCGATGATAAAAGGCTGGATGCATCGAGTTCACATCCCGGTTTTGTTGAAAAGCACTGCGATGCTACCGAAAAGGAGTTTCTTTCCCGAATAATTACCGTTGAGGGAGAAACCGACTCGCTGGTCGATCAGCTTAAGGAATTCCTTGCGACTCAAACAGACGAGGAACGCGAGGTATTCGATAAGACTCTTCTCTACTCGACCCGAGATTTCATCTCCAGCCAAACTCAGGCAGCAGCGGCAGATGCGTGGAATCGCGGGGTTTCTTTTTTGCCGGTTAAGTTTTACGGACGCGAGCCCATGGTTGGTCCGCTTTTCATTCCTGGCGAAACCGGTTGCTTTGAGTGCCTGCGGTATCGTTTGCGACTTAACCAGCGCCTGAAGTTCATGGTTTCACTCGAATTCGACGTGCCGTTCATCGCCGAACGGGCTTCGGCCGCTTGGCGGCAAGTAGTTGACCGGATCCGGTCCCACCAGTCTAGTCAATCATCGGCACACACCGTACTTCAGTGGTCCGAAGCGGATGAGGTTTGGATAAGCCATCCCGTCATTGATCGACCTGACTGCCCAATTTGTGGCGATAAGGACTACTGGAAAGACAGTCCGGGGGTCGTCACTATTACTGGTGAAACTCTCGACTATGATGCCGCAAGCTTCGGGCATCGCGTTATCTCAGCAAAAGAAACCCTCAAGCATTTTTCGAAGCACGATAGTCCATTGACCGGAACGTTCGCTTACTATCCTGGTCGTTACGGTGTGCCTGAATACTTTGGTCACTTTGGCTACCTAACCGTTGCGACTCCTCCGGCCCCCAGGGATGAACAAAATACGGGTTTCTCCCAATCGATGGCAGCAGGCGGAAAAGGAGCGACTCGAGAGAACGCACTGGCGAGCGGATTTGGCGAAGCGGTTGAGCGGTTTTGTATCATAAATGATGATGCCCGTCCATTGCATCGGGCCCGTCCATCCGAACTTGCGCCGTCCTCGTGCATTTCCCCCGGTGAATTACTTTGTTTCAGTGATCGTCAATACCGCGATCGGGAACGACTCAACCGCGTAGATGAGCATGTCAATATACCGGAGCCGATGCCTGATGATCCGATCATGGATTGGTGGCCATCTTGGTCATTGACTGCAGGTCGTGCCCAGTGGTTGCCCGCAGCGTTTATCCAACGCAGCCCAAGGTTGGCGTCGCAGCAGTGGATGTCGTGCAGCACCAACGGAATGGCGGCAGGCAATTGTCTGGAAGAAGCACTGATTCAAGGCACTTGCGAATTGATTGAACGGGACGCTTTTGGGCTTTGGTGGTATCACATGCATCATAGCCCGTTGGTTGACTTGGCAACGGTTGACAGCCCCTACATAAAAAGGGTTGAGGAGGGCCTATGCAGCGACGGGTATCGGTTGCTTGCCTATTACTTATCGATCGATACCTGCCTACCTGTTTTTGCGGCAGTCGCGTTGCCAGACAACGACGATGATTTGCCCATGTTCGGCCTGGGATGTCACTTTCAACCGAGGATCGCCCTTGATCGAGCAGTCGCTGAGCTGGGACAGTTCTGGGCATTCGCGATTGATAATCGTTCGCGCGGTAGTGAGCTCAAAGCTACGATAATTAATCAAACTGGAAAACCCTTGGCGCATTCTTCGTTTCTTCGACCAGAGGAAGCAAGGGACGTCGTCGCTTGGAATGAAGTGCCCGGATTCGAGTTTCCCTCGCTAAACGAGGAAGTCGAGTTTTTGCGCGATCTGTTTCTGTCCTTGGATCTCAAGTGGTTGGTGGCTGATATGAGTCGACCGGATTTGCCATTGAATGTAACCAAATCTGTGGTTCCAGGTTTTTGCCACATTCACCCGCAACTGTCTACCGAGAGGCTTTACACTGCACCGCTCAAGTTGGGCTGGCAAAAAGAGCGCACGGATGAGACGGATTTAAACCCAATGCCATTTTTTTTCTAGAACTGGTTTCAAAACTCATGAAAATGGAGTCGCGAGAGAAAATGAAATCAGTTCCAGTCACCTTTGGAACCGTTTGTCGCAGCAATGCAGCGTTCACCATCATTCGCCTACCGCGTGCATGGCGGCCCGCCCTTAGGGCAGGACAGTGAGGCATCGGGTATAGTCCACGAGCTGGGCCATGTGCTCGGAGCTGGCTGGGTTGATGCGGAGGCTTTGGATGAATGGTTTTGCGAACAAGGTCACCAGATCAAGGATTACCTTGTCTGGGAAAAACTACACGAAGGTCTGCAGATTGAGCTTCGCGTAACCGTTGGCGAAGAGTCCGTGTGTTCCCTGAAGGGGGTCGACTCTATGTTTCGACGGAGATTACTCAGCATACCCCCAAATGATGCGAATGCCTTCGCGATGCATACGCTTATTCGGCAATCGGCTGATTCTGTTTTGATTGAGTCTGGAGATTCTACCGTAAGCGTTCAGACCAACTGGTCCATGGTAGCAGACTTGTTTCGTGAATCGCTGGTAGAATCGGAGACAAGGTATTGGCTGAAGCAAGCTCTTGGTTTGCTTGGTATGCTCGACGGCCCCGTCAGCCAGCTGCCCGCAATTGGAAAGTACTGGGAGTTTCACAGTCGGCTTTTTCATCGTTTTTCTTCAACGGATGGAACTCCCTATCCTTCGGGCGGAACCTTCCCGCACATGGGGAGCGAGCCAGTTGCGCCGGTCTTTAAACCGCCGATGACGGACAACATCCTGCGGTTAGCCAAACCCCCGAAGAAACTGAAGCTACAACTCGCCACTGGTTTAGATGACGTGCTCGGTAGCCGCCGATCGCTTCGCCCACAAAAGCCTTCTCCCCTAACGGCAACTGAGCTGGGGGCGCTGTTGCACGCCAGTTTTTATCCACTCAGATTGATTGATCACGAGCCTACAAGTCCCTCTAGCTATGAGGCTTCAAAGCGGCCTTACCCGAGTGGAGGCGGGATGCATCCGCTTGAGCTATATCTGCTCGTTTCCCAGCCCGGCCAGCACGGGCTTCCCAATGGGCTCTATCATTACCGCCTACGCGAGCATTTGTTGGAAGCCTTGCCATCCAATGAAGCCGAGCTGTCAAAGCTGGCACGGGCAACCATCGCCGATTGGCCTGTTTCTATCACGCTGTTTGCGACTGCCCGTTTAGGACGAACCGGATGGAAATACGAGGCAGTCACATTTCGATTGATCTATGCGGAGTGGGGAGCATTACTCCAGACGCTTCATCTAAACGCGACCGCCTTGGGACTTTCGCTCAGTGGCTTGGGTTCGCTTCCGGCTTCGCTTTTTTCTCGAGTCAGCCAAGTTGATTACAATGCGGAACCGCTGATTGGCTTGGCGGCGTTGTGCGGACCGGCAAGCGAAACTACTTCAAAATGATTTCGGCGTTGTGCGATGCATAGACTTGGGACCCGATGCCAGAGGCCAGTCTGATCAGCGTAAGTGCGAGAAATGCCATGACCAGATAGATGTGAGCATGCAGCCAGTCACCGCGCATGAGCGCACGAACGTAGTATTCAATAGCCCAGCCAACCAGAGCAACGCTCACCAAAATGCCTAACATGCCATACAGCCAGAAAATACGCTTCTCACGAGCAGTGCTGCGATTCGATTCAACCTTTTTGCCACTGCCGAAAAGATTCCCTGCAACTTCGCGAAGGTAGGCAAATGACCGTGGGCGGAGATTGGGTATTTCCAGCCAGTCCATCAACACGTAGTAAGTATCCATGCGGATGAATGGATTGAAGTTCATGATAAGCCCGATGAGGCTGATGAACGCAAAGATGTACCAAACTCCTACCCAGAACGGACTCGAGGCCAGCCAGAACATCCACAAGCTTAACCCTAGCAAGACATAGCTTACCAGCGGTCCGCCAAGTGACACGTAGATACGCTGAGCTTTATCAGGGAATTTCCAGGAAGACGTAGTATCGCAGTAGAACATTAAACTACCCATGTAAAAGGTAACGCCTAGCTGGTGGATTTTGCCTCCAAAGTGCTTACAAACTACGCCATGCGCGAGCTCGTGAATCATAATGCCAGCAAGCGAAATCACGTAAGCGGCGATGATCGAGTTTGCGAAGGTATGAAAACCGTGGAAATCCATCAGGTAGATCTCGGTAAGCTTGCCCCAGGAATGAAAGAGTGGAAAGACGCCAGACGTGCCGATCGCTATAAGAATGACGGTGCCGATGAAGTTGATGCAGCGCCGACTCAAACCGTGAAAACGTTTTACGATCCGGTCGGGGTGGGCGATGCTGGCGTTTAGGTTAAACGCGTCCGAAGAGAGTCGTTTGCGATGAACGCCGTGAGCCCGGGAACGCTGTGTTTCCAGATATCCTATTGCTTCCAGTTGCTCATAAAGCCTGAGCATTTTCTCTGGCGGGACGAGTCCGAACTGGCCGATACATGACATGTAGATGTCTTGTAAGGAGACCTTTCCGTCGAACTGTCTGGCTGCGTAGAAGGCAACCGCGTCGAGTTGTAAAATCTCCTCGGCTTTGCTTTCGCGGACAATGCCGGCGGTCAAGTCGTCCGCAGTTCCGTTGTTTTCGGGCTCGAGGCTAATCCCGGTGGCAAGCCGGGGGAATTGTGTTAGGTACCAGCTTAAGCGCTCTTGGCCATCAGGGCGAAGATACTGAATGAACTCGAGGACATAGTGACGGAATCTCTCGTGAACGATGATCCGATCCACTCTATCGTGAACCTTGGTAAACCATTCGTCATTCATCTTTCCTCGCTGGGCAATACGCTGATGGGAATGCTGGCTGAATACATCATGAGGTATCAGTCCTAGCTGTCGGCTGAAACTGATTGACACGCTGATACTGTTTTCATCGTGCTCAAGAACGAGGTTTGTCGCTAGACGCTTTGAAGCCTGCTTGCTTTCAGCAAGCTTCGTCAGTTCTGAGAAGGCCACTCGGACAGTGGCCACGAGATCATTGACCGCCGTTTGCCGAAGAATATTCGTTTCCGCGTTGTATTTGCGAACAAGCTCCTCTGCACGATTGGTTACGTGCTGATCCAGCTCCATCGAGTAAGAGGTTTCGCTATTTTCCTTTCTCAGAAGTCTCATTTTGTTTGTCGGAAAATGCTATGATTTGAGA
It encodes the following:
- a CDS encoding NHLP leader peptide family RiPP precursor, whose protein sequence is MEEVNVTNQIIARCWTDEAFKQSLKSDPKKVLAEFGIQFDDSIVVNVIDDEPGVKTFVIPPKPDEGELGEILEGRKAATCSSSGEPNGCCG
- a CDS encoding NHLP leader peptide family RiPP precursor, producing the protein MKETNIINQIIARCWTDDAFKQSLKNEPRKVLAEFGVHFDEPVTIKVIEDEPNVKTMVIPPKPDEGELNEILEGRKSANGGFNGCMCG
- a CDS encoding SagB family peptide dehydrogenase translates to MQRSPSFAYRVHGGPPLGQDSEASGIVHELGHVLGAGWVDAEALDEWFCEQGHQIKDYLVWEKLHEGLQIELRVTVGEESVCSLKGVDSMFRRRLLSIPPNDANAFAMHTLIRQSADSVLIESGDSTVSVQTNWSMVADLFRESLVESETRYWLKQALGLLGMLDGPVSQLPAIGKYWEFHSRLFHRFSSTDGTPYPSGGTFPHMGSEPVAPVFKPPMTDNILRLAKPPKKLKLQLATGLDDVLGSRRSLRPQKPSPLTATELGALLHASFYPLRLIDHEPTSPSSYEASKRPYPSGGGMHPLELYLLVSQPGQHGLPNGLYHYRLREHLLEALPSNEAELSKLARATIADWPVSITLFATARLGRTGWKYEAVTFRLIYAEWGALLQTLHLNATALGLSLSGLGSLPASLFSRVSQVDYNAEPLIGLAALCGPASETTSK
- a CDS encoding TOMM precursor leader peptide-binding protein is translated as MITVPKFSPYWQLIRCGEEVLIVAEHLDRRVDDNLIAAVLLQIDGVQSSNQIAATLAPKISADKTFYVLIQLGKEGIIIERDDKRLDASSSHPGFVEKHCDATEKEFLSRIITVEGETDSLVDQLKEFLATQTDEEREVFDKTLLYSTRDFISSQTQAAAADAWNRGVSFLPVKFYGREPMVGPLFIPGETGCFECLRYRLRLNQRLKFMVSLEFDVPFIAERASAAWRQVVDRIRSHQSSQSSAHTVLQWSEADEVWISHPVIDRPDCPICGDKDYWKDSPGVVTITGETLDYDAASFGHRVISAKETLKHFSKHDSPLTGTFAYYPGRYGVPEYFGHFGYLTVATPPAPRDEQNTGFSQSMAAGGKGATRENALASGFGEAVERFCIINDDARPLHRARPSELAPSSCISPGELLCFSDRQYRDRERLNRVDEHVNIPEPMPDDPIMDWWPSWSLTAGRAQWLPAAFIQRSPRLASQQWMSCSTNGMAAGNCLEEALIQGTCELIERDAFGLWWYHMHHSPLVDLATVDSPYIKRVEEGLCSDGYRLLAYYLSIDTCLPVFAAVALPDNDDDLPMFGLGCHFQPRIALDRAVAELGQFWAFAIDNRSRGSELKATIINQTGKPLAHSSFLRPEEARDVVAWNEVPGFEFPSLNEEVEFLRDLFLSLDLKWLVADMSRPDLPLNVTKSVVPGFCHIHPQLSTERLYTAPLKLGWQKERTDETDLNPMPFFF